The Microtus ochrogaster isolate Prairie Vole_2 chromosome 4, MicOch1.0, whole genome shotgun sequence nucleotide sequence TAAAAAAGACTTGATGATGAGTATATAAACAATTAAATTTTTGTAATACAAGGAAAAATAAGTAGGAGATTTTGAAGAAACCCTCTCAAGACACTCAGTGTCAGCAAGACAGTCAACTATAGAAAAAACGCAAGAAGTGAGTGCAGAAGGAGAAATGTAAAGATTCACTaagacagagaacagaggaaggatgggagaagaggagagaggaataggGATGCTACCAGGGAAGACTACACCCATCACTGTGAACAGACTCTCCTGCTGAAGATATTGCTCATGGCTTCTTTTATATCCCGATTCCTCAGACTGTAGATAAATGGATTCAGCATGGGCGTGACCACAGTGTACATCACAGCCACAATGACATCCTTGTCATTAGTGTTGTTAGATGAAGGGACTAGGTATAGTCCAATAATGGCTCCATAATACAGACAAACCACAGAGAGGTGAGAACCACACGTGGACAAGGCTTTGTAGATTCCCTTGACTGAGGGAGTTCTCAGGATGGTGGCTCCAATGCGGCCATAAGAGACCAGGATGCATATGAATGGCAGAGTAATTACCAGTGTACCCAAAGGAATGATGACCAGTTTATTGATAGTGGTGTCTGAGCTAGACAGCTTTAGTAAGGCAGAGAGATCACAGAAGTAATGTGGAATGGTATTGTCTCTAAAGTGTGACAAACGAGCCAAGAGGAGGGTGTGAACAAGGGAATTGGCAAAGGACAAGATCCAGGACACTATCACTAGCAGGACACAGAGGCTCTGCCTCATGATGGTGGTGTAGTGCAGAGGGTGACAGATGGCCACATACCTGTCATaggccatggaggtcagaaggaagcTGTCAAGATctgcaaaagacagaaaaaaatacaccTGGGAAACACACCCAGCATATGAGATGGACTGACTGTGTGTCAGCATATTCATGAGCATCTTTGGAGCTGTGACTGACGAGAAAGAGATGTCTGTGAAGGCCAAgtggctgaggaagaagtacatgggggtgtggaggTGAGAGTCCAGCCTGATGAGCAGGATGATGAGCAGGTTCCCCAGCACTGTGGTCAGGTACATGACCAGAAACAGGGCAGAGTACATGCCTTGGTCCTCTGGCTGGATGGGGAGTCCCAGGAGGATGAACTCAAACACTGTGCTCTCATTATCTCTCCTTATGATCTTCATCTTCTGTTGTAAATgtaataagaaatagaaaaagaaagattatacTGTAgaagcattttatgaaatatcGATACAGAAAATAACATTAGTTTGAACCACTTactctgtttttgtctttagTATAAAGAATTTTGTCACAATTTAATGGGCTACTGATGGTTTCAAACTGGGTATAAACTGCCTACCTAGAAAGCAACAGaatggcttttaaaaagaaataagaaacattcTAACAATTATCAAGTCACGGTTGTTGAGTTCTCTATATCTTTTCAACATCTCTTGAAAGCACTAGTCTAACACTTTATTTCCATGAATTAAATTCAGATAAGGGAATCCAGTGAGTTTCTTTAAATCTGCAAGATACCAGGATCTGGGGACTTAGTGAAAACAGCATATGCAAAGGTCCAAAGCCTTGGGTGCATGAGTCTGTGCCAGTAGTATAAGCACCAAGAACAGCTCACAAGCAGCTACGCATTCTTCCCATAGCAGAGCTCTTTCTCCACCCACGTGCTCACTCTGCCTTCACTCTTCCTAGGCTGCAGAAAATGACCCTGACTCCATATTAACATCCTCAGCTCAAACCAAAGCATCTCACACAACACCTGGGAGCACTTAGCTCTTAGGACCACCACTTCTTAGATCAGCCAAGGCAATTCCCTGTGTTTTTCTAGCAAAAGAAATGTCACCTGCTTTGTTCTCAACCCAGGATTGTAAGTCAAAGATGATTACTTTTTATAAATTTCCTAtggagggcagggaaccctgactgctctttggactggagagggagggggagaggagtgcggggagggggagaagggtgggaggagggggaaggaaatgttttttttttctttttcaataaaaaaaaaaagaaaggctggcaagaaacaagccaagctaagtctGGGCTTTcttaagtaagaaaaataaataaataaataaatttcctatGGGTTTTCTCTTTAGCTAAACTGGCATTCCTTTTCCCCCCTTTAACCATTACCTATCCATGTGAACAATCACTAAACAATAGGAAAAGAATTGTGACAAAACAAGAGTCCATATcccagcagctgagagagagatCAGTGGTAGTTCTATGGGAAGACATGTTTAATGGCCAGTTTGTCTCTGTGAATGGTGGGGTTCTCACCCTTAGCTTCTTCACGCTTTCCAGGCTTTAACTACAGTTAATGTATCAATTCTCCCAACTTGgtcaaaacaatctttaaaatgcCTATATATCATTCCTCtcactatgttaaaaaaaaaacaattcagcTGGTGTGCTATTTCTGAGATTGGTTATATTTCATTTCTTACACAATTGTTAGTACCAATTACTTTATCACAATAAAAATGCTAGATATCTATCTGTTCCTTAGTAGATTGTTTCtaatattttgctatttttagcAATATTGCAATAAGCAATATTATTCTTATgtcattttatatactatatatgacATATTCAGAAATGGGTTTAGAGAAATATGCATCCATGGTTTTGAGAAAAATGTCAAGTCACAAGGGGACAAGGTGATGAAGAAGCTGATATAACATCTATGAATATCATTTAATGGAAGAACCTCATAGGAAGATAATAAAAACAGGGCTCTAGGAAGGGCTGACAATACTGGGGGCtctgagaaacaaggaaaacttAAGGTAGTGCCAATAATGGAAGCATATAGTTGGAGGATGTATAAGGAGCAGGAGGATGGGATGTCTAATTTGCTATGATACAAGGTTTCCACCTGATCAAGAATAGTAACACCCAAGAAAATGAAGTGGCAGAAAATGTGAAgtggcttgctggctgccagggAGAAGGCAGACTGGAGCAAACCAACAGTAGTAGCTGGAATGTGAACATCAGCTGTTGCAGCAAAAAAAGCACGGAGATTTGGTGGGGAGGGGTTGgacaaaaacacaacagaaattGTATGTTGAAATTAAATGTGAGCAACAAAGATGTTTTTCCTGCTTTATTTCAAAATGGATATATAATAATCTGTATACAGATGAATGTATATCCTGCTCCTGATCTGATAGGCCCACTTAGATGATGAACACAGACAGATACCTTCAGTTATAAACCATGAGAAGGATCTTCCATTTCTCTCTAGAAGACACACAATACAAGGAAACAGGTGGAGCATCTGAAGCATTCACTCATCCATTGACACAAAGAGAAGAGTAGTGAACTCTGAATTAGACATGACagatacatgaatatatacattgACCACATCTCCTGAGGAATCCATATgagttctaattttaaaaataacgtAGAGGACCTGGATTGCAATCCCTATCCCCAGATACAAATTAGAGGCATACAGGATAAAATTGCTTCATTGTTGTTGATTCTCttaggaaaagaaatttttaaagcaGACAGGAGCTTCTGTACACCCTTGAGAAATAGCAACAGTAACCATAACAAGATTCCCCATTGTTTTGTCCTGTTTAGAACATGATATTTAGTAACaaatacactcacatatacacacactgtaaAGGTAAACAGACTCCAACATAATTTAGGGGATAATAATTCTAAATGGGTGTATTACCACATCTAAAGATGGTCAGTCATCATAATAATAGGGACAGACATGTGAAAATATTTGTGGAGTTCTTTTAATGAACAAGAAACTGAAAATTTGCTCCAGAATGCACTCTTTGAAAACTCTGGTCTACATTAGTTGGGACTCTTAGCCacttttcagaaagaaacagTGTTGTGTTATTTACCATTGAAAATATGCACAGcaaatgtgccttaccttctctgaggagtggatagggatgGTATGGAGAaaggtggagggggtgggaggagaaaagagagtggaaactgggattgttatgtacaataaaaaaaaaagatggtttgctttttttaaaaaaatggaattaaaaaataaaaaaattgtaaacccttaaaacaaagaaaaggaaaatacaccCAGCAAAGGGTCACGCATTGTGGCAACAGATTTACAACTAATGATCTTTGTACATATATAAGAAGACACAGATTAAAATTTGTAGTAACCTTGGTTCTTAAGAACAGAAAAAAGTCCAAAACAAATTAATTTGATATCTTTACATAGGAATAATCCATATAATtctacaacaaaataacagataaaaagaaagataatgatgaagagaaaataagaacttAACAGTATGGAGAAATATGggaataaatttttatatttatgtacattaTTTAGCATTGTGTACCAAAACCTGCtctatataaatttaaatgttgaGGCCCTAACTGCAAGTATAATTCTATTTGAGAATGAGATGTATAATAAGCTAGTTAATATGAAAGGAAATGCTAAATATATGTCCTTAATCCAAGATGATTAGTGTTTTTCTAAAAAGATAAACCAGGATATCCATCTCATAATCCAGATGAatataacagaaagaaaatggtgtGGGGTCAGTAACAGTTATTAGGATCAAACCATCAGATGGAAATAGAGGGAAAAAGTCTTTTGTTATCCCTTTGATGTTGAATTTCTAGCTTAAGGGAATGGTGGGAAAATGAATTTACATTAATTAAGTCACTCTGTGTACAGCATATTGGTATGATAGCCCATGAAAATTAAGTCatgtaaatgtatatttataaataaaaattatataatttagagataagtaaaatagaaataaactacAAAGTCATTGAAATCATGTGTGAAGTTCAGGCTAGTGATTTCCTTCAGAGGGAACTGAGGAAGTTAGTGTGTAGACAGTTAAAGAATAGATTCAAAtgatattcttttataaaaatgtgttctACCAATTAACATGCCAATGTGGATGGGGGAATCTCGCGATGCCCAATCACTAAGTGAAGAGCTATGGGCAGTTAATCACTGTTGAGAGGGAAAATGAGACTTCTCACGGGATGAGCACTCTAACAGGTTAAACAATCCCAAGTGGTCAACCCTAAATACAGACCCACATGGGTGACACTAAATGAATTCAGCATgctgtatttataaatttatataaacacacatatacctagCTATAATAATTGAAGagtaatgatggaggaaggtcattggttaattataataaagaaactgcttggccctcataggttaaaacataggtgggaggagaaaacagaacagaatgctgggaggaagaggaagtgagctcagaggccatgctcccctctcccgggcagacacacgatgaaactccgacccaggatggacgtaggctagaatcttccggtaagtgcaccttgaggtgctacacacattattagaaatgggctagtccaggtgcgagagttagctgagaagaggctagatataatgggccaagcattgtttaaaagaatacaatttgtgtgttgttatttcgggtaaagctagccggtggcaggagctgggtggcagaatgcaactcGCAGTTCCtcacaacagaatggcgcccagacgtgtggacaattgaatccactgaaagcctgagaaagcttgggaaagagtaaagcatgttttttttttggtagcagcaatttctcgggtctgctctgcttgctagaagcaagcaagtgctctcatctaagagaggcttcctgactcagcttcagctgcaaaaccctgcagctcttaagaggttcTGCCACGAAATATTTAAAttgtgttgataaaagctgactgaatgtttgtttgttttcagctgtagcaggaaaaaagttgtgctgttttaaaatgctggctttctgggccgtcctgccagggcaaactctgactgtttgaggcaggaggggtaactacagagagaggacttgagtgttgtctgttgcagcttgcttgctggcagggaccttgaaacgccatagagttgtggctataaacatggctacagcctgTATCTCCACCATGAGgttggaaagctaaggaatggactggatctagctggcaaagccacggctttaatcctatccatattgctcagtaatttaaagacttgtgtggtcagaaaaagagagattcaaacacaaacaaaagaaaactttaaataatttatagtgtGTTAAAcatatatgcaagctaaaagttcttaaaagtaaaaaaaaaggaagaaagaaagtagttgggtgtggtaatacacacctttaatcccaacacttgggaggtagaggtaatttgacctctgtgacttcaaggtgtggtagcacacgcctttaatcccaatgactgggaggcagagacaggcggatctctgagagatcaaggacagcctggtcaacagagttattccaggtcaaagatatacagagaatctgtctcaaaaagcaaaaaaaaaaaaaatagaagtaaaaataaacaaaatagagttaaaataaagccatacaaagatggaaaatacacagataattttgatactgtatgctattatgctctctttgaattgtttgaatgctgaggaaggagcaacagctgctaaaagatatttgtttataaatgctgNNNNNNNNNNNNNNNNNNNNNNNNNNNNNNNNNNNNNNNNNNNNNNNNNNNNNNNNNNNNNNNNNNNNNNNNNNNNNNNNNNNNNNNNNNNNNNNNNNNNNNNNNNNNNNNNNNNNNNNNNNNNNNNNNNNNNNNNNNNNNNNNNNNNNNNNNNNNNNNNNNNNNNNNNNNNNNNNNNNNNNNNNNNNNNNNNNNNNNNNNNNNNNNNNNNNNNNNNNNNNNNNNNNNNNNNNNNNNNNNNNNNNNNNNNNNNNNNNNNNNNNNNNNNNNNNNNNNNNNNNNNNNNNNNNNNNNNNNNNNNNNNNNNNNNNNNNNNNNNNNNNNNNNNNNNNNNNNNNNNNNNNNNNNNNNNNNNNNNNNNNNNNNNNNNNNNNNNNNNNNNNNNNNNNNNNNNNNNNNNNNNNNNNNNNNNNNNNNNNNNNNNNNNNNNNNNNNNNNNNNNNNNNNNNNNNNNNNNNNNNNNNNNNNNNNNNNNNNNNNNNNNNNNNNNNNNNNNNNNNNNNNNNNNNNNNNNNNNNNNNNNNNNNNNNNNNNNNNNNNNNNNNNNNNNNNNNNNNNNNNNNNNNNNNNNNNNNNNNNNNNNNNNNNNNNNNNNNNNNNNNNNNNNNNNNNNNNNNNNNNNNNNNNNNNNNNNNNNNNNNNNNNNNNNNNNNNNNNNNNNNNNNNNNNNNNNNNNNNNNNNNNNNNNNNNNNNNNNNNNNNNNNNNNNNNNNNNNNNNNNNNNNNNNNNNNNNNNNNNNNNNNNNNNNNNNNNNNNNNNNNNNNNNNNNNNNNNNNNNNNNNNNNNNNNNNNNNNNNNNNNNNNNNNNNNNNNNNNNNNNNNNNNNNNNNNNNNNNNNNNNNNNNNNNNNNNNNNNNNNNNNNNNNNNNNNNNNNNNNNNNNNNNNNNNNNNNNNNNNNNNNNNNNNNNNNNNNNNNNNNNNNNNNNNNNNNNNNNNNNNNNNNNNNNNNNNNNNNNNNNNNNNNNNNNNNNNNNNNNNNNNNNNNNNNNNNNNNNNNNNNNNNNNNNNNNNNNNNNNNNNNNNNNNNNNNNNNNNNNNNNNNNNNNNNNNNNNNNNNNNNNNNNNNNNNNNNNNNNNNNNNNNNNNNNNNNNNNNNNNNNNNNNNNNNNNNNNNNNNNNNNNNNNNNNNNNNNNNNNNNNNNNNNNNNNNNNNNNNNNNNNNNNNNNNNNNNNNNNNNNNNNNNNNNNNNNNNNNNNNNNNNNNNNNNNNNNNNNNNNNNNNNNNNNNNNNNNNNNNNNNNNNNNNNNNNNNNNNNNNNNNNNNNNNNNNNNNNNNNNNNNNNNNNNNNNNNNNNNNNNNNNNNNNNNNNNNNNNNNNNNNNNNNNNNNNNNNNNNNNNNNNNNNNNNNNNNNNNNNNNNNNNNNNNNNNNNNNNNNNNNNNNNNNNNNNNNNNNNNNNNNNNNNNNNNNNNNNNNNNNNNNNNNNNNNNNNNNNNNNNNNNNNNNNNNNNNNNNNNNNNNNNNNNNNNNNNNNNNNNNNNNNNNNNNNNcacacaggttataccatgaaagacctaattaacgatgtccccattcagcaggaagcagtttggagagaaataactgcgcccatattcccaaaaattgtttataaatgttcttttacatttaaaaggggatatgatagagatatgaataatttgcattgatatgtattttgctttagtgatttaaatttaaggtcaattttgttatatgtattctgatattgattaaggtattgtgattgtgtagttcatttaaaaatgtaatgtatataggttgataatagataatcataatagtcaagtttgtagtcatgtcagttaagattttctagatgtacatagatatattttagataggcattctttatatctttcaaagattatagaatatggcatttaatgttttaataacttagggtttttcatgacaatgagacacgtctgctcctggcagcaccaatctatttcaaaagGAAACTGGACatcgaagaggttccttatggagtttgatagcaatttgggcaagaaactgctcttgccaggactgttgcataaactgaacacagagaaccctcagagagaggactgctgaacttgcccaaAGGTGAGATGaccttttggggttcctgattcatgaaagagtctgcaagacattcttcaggacaagcagatagtgactgcctgtgaaatttcctccttcatggaaatgtctgctggaaactatgggcctgtaggccgaagatggatgcccaaacactacagagaaactttgggtgactgtccaggcagcaaaatgtctctgtcatttctagagtttttgaaagttgcttatttcttgtttacttaggtaatattatatccttctggagtctttgatgcagttgaNNNNNNNNNNNNNNNNNNNNNNNNNNNNNNNNNNNNNNNNNNNNNNNNNNNNNNNNNNNNNNNNNNNNNNNNNNNNNNNNNNNNNNNNNNNNNNNNNNNNNNNNNNNNNNNNNNNNNNNNNNNNNNNNNNNNNNNNNNNNNNNNNNNNNNNNNNNNNNNNNNNNNNNNNNNNNNNNNNNNNNNNNNNNNNNNNNNNNNNNNNNNNNNNNNNNNNNNNNNNNNNNNNNNNNNNNNNNNNNNNNNNNNNNNNNNNNNNNNNNNNNNNNNNNNNNNNNNNNNNNNNNNNNNNNNNNNNNNNNNNNNNNNNNNNNNNNNNNNNNNNNNNNNNNNNNNNNNNNNNNNNNNNNNNNNNNNNNNNNNNNNNNNNNNNNNNNNNNNNNNNNNNNNNNNNNNNNNNNNNNNNNNNNNNNNNNNNNNNNNNNNNNNNNNNNNNNNNNNNNNNNNNNNNNNNNNNNNNNNNNNNNNNNNNNNNNNNNNNNNNNNNNNNNNNNNNNNNNNNNNNNNNNNNNNNNNNNNNNNNNNNNNNNNNNNNNNNNNNNNNNNNNNNNNNNNNNNNNNNNNNNNNNNNNNNNNNNNNNNNNNNNNNNNNNNNNNNNNNNNNNNNNNNNNNNNNNNNNNNNNNNNNNNNNNNNNNNNNNNNNNNNNNNNNNNNNNNNNNNNNNNNNNNNNNNNNNNNNNNNNNNNNNNNNNNNNNNNNNNNNNNNNNNNNNNNNNNNNNNNNNNNNNNNNNNNNNNNNNNNNNNNNNNNNNNNNNNNNNNNNNNNNNNNNNNNNNNNNNNNNNNNNNNNNNNNNNNNNNNNNNNNNNNNNNNNNNNNNNNNNNNNNNNNNNNNNNNNNNNNNNNNNNNNNNNNNNNNNNNNNNNNNNNNNNNNNNNNNNNNNNNNNNNNNNNNNNNNNNNNNNNNNNNNNNNNNNNNNNNNNNNNNNNNNNNNNNNNNNNNNNNNNNNNNNNNNNNNNNNNNNNNNNNNNNNNNNNNNNNNNNNNNNNNNNNNNNNNNNNNNNNNNNNNNNNNNNNNNNNNNNNNNNNNNNNNNNNNNNNNNNNNNNNNNNNNNNNNNNNNNNNNNNNNNNNNNNNNNNNNNNNNNNNNNNNNNNNNNNNNNNNNNNNNNNNNNNNNNNNNNNNNNNNNNNNNNNNNNNNNNNNNNNNNNNNNNNNNNNNNNNNNNNNNNNNNNNNNNNNNNNNNNNNNNNNNNNNNNNNNNNNNNNNNNNNNNNNNNNNNNNNNNNNNNNNNNNNNNNNNNNNNNNNNNNNNNNNNNNNNNNNNNNNNNNNNNNNNNNNNNNNNNNNNNNNNNNNNNNNNNNNNNNNNNNNNNNNNNNNNNNNNNNNNNNNNNNNNNNNNNNNNNNNNNNNNNNNNNNNNNNNNNNNNNNNNNNNNNNNNNNNNNNNNNNNNNNNNNNNNNNNNNNNNNNNNNNNNNNNNNNNNNNNNNNNNNNNNNNNNNNNNNNNNNNNNNNNNNNNNNNNNNNNNNNNNNNNNNNNNNNNNNNNNNNNNNNNNNNNNNNNNNNNNNNNNNNNNNNNNNNNNNNNNNNNNNNNNNNNNNNNNNNNNNNNNNNNNNNNNNNNNNNNNNNNNNNNNNNNNNNNNNNNNNNNNNNNNNNNNNNNNNNNNNNNNNNNNNNNNNNNNNNNNNNNNNNNNNNNNNNNNNNNNNNNNNNNNNNNNNNNNNNNNNNNNNNNNNNNNNNNNNNNNNNNNNNNNNNNNNNNNNNNNNNNNNNNNNNNNNNNNNNNNNNNNNNNNNNNNNNNNNNNNNNNNNNNNNNNNNNNNNNNNNNNNNNNNNNNNNNNNNNNNNNNNNNNNNNNNNNNNNNNNNNNNNNNNNNNNNNNNNNNNNNNNNNNNNNNNNNNNNNNNNNNNNNNNNNNNNNNNNNNNNNNNNNNNNNNNNNNNNNNNNNNNNNNNNNNNNNNNNNNNNNNNNNNNNNNNNNNNNNNNNNNNNNNNNNNNNNNNNNNNNNNNNNNNNNNNNNNNNNNNNNNNNNNNNNNNNNNNNNNNNNNNNNNNNNNNNNNNNNNNNNNNNNNNNNNNNNNNNNNNNNNNNNNNNNNNNNNNNNNNNNNNNNNNNNNNNNNNNNNNNNNNNNNNNNNNNNNNNNNNNNNNNNNNNNNNNNNNNNNNNNNNNNNNNNNNNNNNNNNNNNNNNNNNNNNNNNNNNNNNNNNNNNNNNNNNNNNNNNNNNNNNNNNNNNNNNNNNNNNNNNNNNNNNNNNNNNNNNNNNNNNNNNNNNNNNNNNNNNNNNNNNNNNNNNNNNNNNNNNNNNNNNNNNNNNNNNNNNNNNNNNNNNNNNNNNNNNNNNNNNNNNNNNNNNNNNNNNNNNNNNNNNNNNNNNNNNNNNNNNNNNNNNNNNNNNNNNNNNNNNNNNNNNNNNNNN carries:
- the LOC101984912 gene encoding olfactory receptor 50-like; protein product: MRRENQSSVTKFLLLGLPIRPEQQSVFFTLFLAMYLTTVLGNLLIILLIRLDSHLHTPMYFFLSHLAFSDISLSSITVPKMLMNIQAQQHSISYNGCISQMYFFVLFGCPDNFLLAVMAYDRYVAICHPLHYITVMRKEVCVCLVAGSWLFCCVHALLHTLLLIRLISEDNESTVFEFILLGLPIQPEDQGMYSALFLVMYLTTVLGNLLIILLIRLDSHLHTPMYFFLSHLAFTDISFSSVTAPKMLMNMLTHSQSISYAGCVSQVYFFLSFADLDSFLLTSMAYDRYVAICHPLHYTTIMRQSLCVLLVIVSWILSFANSLVHTLLLARLSHFRDNTIPHYFCDLSALLKLSSSDTTINKLVIIPLGTLVITLPFICILVSYGRIGATILRTPSVKGIYKALSTCGSHLSVVCLYYGAIIGLYLVPSSNNTNDKDVIVAVMYTVVTPMLNPFIYSLRNRDIKEAMSNIFSRRVCSQ